A window of Aliarcobacter trophiarum LMG 25534 contains these coding sequences:
- a CDS encoding c-type cytochrome — MKKGLIVAATSLLLFIGCTEDKKEIKEQVPSKQEVTQEVEKKPEEVKPEVKVEEKKTEVKVEPKVEEPKQVVEVATTELSGEALFKTCASCHGLKGEKEALGKSQAITGWDKNRVIKALNGYKDGTYGGVMKNLMKTHVETKTPEEIEILADYISKL, encoded by the coding sequence ATGAAAAAAGGTCTTATAGTAGCAGCAACTTCATTATTACTATTTATTGGTTGTACAGAAGATAAAAAAGAGATAAAAGAGCAAGTGCCTTCAAAACAAGAAGTTACACAAGAAGTTGAAAAAAAGCCTGAAGAGGTAAAACCAGAAGTTAAAGTAGAAGAGAAAAAAACTGAAGTAAAGGTTGAACCAAAAGTTGAAGAGCCAAAACAAGTAGTAGAAGTTGCGACAACTGAACTAAGTGGTGAAGCTCTATTTAAAACATGTGCATCTTGCCATGGATTAAAAGGTGAAAAAGAGGCTTTAGGTAAATCTCAAGCAATTACAGGTTGGGATAAAAATAGAGTTATAAAAGCTTTAAATGGTTATAAAGATGGAACTTATGGTGGAGTTATGAAAAATCTTATGAAAACTCATGTTGAGACAAAAACACCAGAAGAAATTGAAATTCTAGCAGATTATATTTCAAAACTTTAA
- the clpA gene encoding ATP-dependent Clp protease ATP-binding subunit ClpA yields MISKELRHIFAQAISYAKTNKHEYLTLEHIFLMLINSTTIEDMFIDLGVDTKALFDDLKTYIEANTPMLPDGFSDEPIETIALSSTIEYMIAHTQSSGKTKANVEDMFVAILKDEKAYATYLLKKLGIQRVDILEEISHKDDEETDTKEQKEKNDKVLEENSSELVNLAKNQKIDPVIGRDSELSRVIEILGRRKKNNPLLVGEPGVGKTAIAEGLALKIANGEVPEFLKDSQLFSLDMGSMLAGTKYRGDFEKKLKSLLKEIIKIPNAILFIDEIHTIVGAGSVGGSAMDASNILKPLLANGSLKCIGATTFAEYRNDFSKDKALNRRFAKVDIKEPSIEDAITILDGLKGEYEKYHGVKYSKKAIISAVELSKKYINDKFLPDSAIDVIDEVAASKKINKKDAKEILIDEKDIELTISKIAQIPPKSATKSDLSLLKSLEKNMKKRVFGQDSAVQQIVKAIKINKAGLGVDKKPIGSFLFTGPTGVGKTEVAKELALQMGIHFERFDMSEYMEAHAISRLIGAPAGYIGFEQGGLLTESIRKHPHTVLLLDEIEKAHPDLMSILLQVMDNAELTDNSGNKADFQNVILIMTSNLGVAEANVMGFAKNEKLNENRAINRFFAPEFRNRLDSIVSFDSLSLDIVSKVVGKFIEDLEIQLENKKIKIEITKKAKDELAKLGYDKTMGARPLNRVIATKIKEPLTDEILFGKLKNGGVVKIDFKSEFVFIYE; encoded by the coding sequence ATGATAAGTAAAGAATTAAGACATATTTTTGCACAAGCAATAAGTTATGCAAAAACAAATAAACATGAATATTTGACATTAGAACATATTTTTTTGATGCTTATAAATAGCACAACAATAGAGGATATGTTTATAGATTTAGGAGTTGATACAAAAGCTTTGTTTGATGATTTAAAAACCTATATAGAGGCAAATACTCCAATGCTTCCAGATGGTTTTAGTGATGAACCAATAGAGACAATAGCTCTCTCTTCAACTATTGAATATATGATAGCTCATACTCAAAGTAGTGGAAAAACAAAAGCAAATGTTGAAGATATGTTTGTAGCAATATTAAAAGATGAAAAAGCCTATGCTACATATTTACTAAAGAAATTGGGAATTCAAAGAGTTGATATTTTAGAAGAGATTTCTCATAAAGATGATGAAGAAACAGATACAAAAGAGCAAAAAGAGAAAAATGACAAGGTATTAGAAGAGAACTCTAGTGAATTAGTAAATTTAGCAAAAAATCAAAAAATAGACCCAGTAATTGGAAGAGATAGTGAGTTATCAAGAGTTATTGAGATTTTAGGAAGAAGAAAAAAGAATAATCCTCTTTTAGTTGGAGAGCCAGGAGTTGGAAAAACTGCAATTGCTGAAGGTTTGGCATTGAAAATAGCAAATGGTGAAGTTCCAGAGTTTTTAAAAGATTCACAACTATTTTCACTAGATATGGGTTCAATGTTAGCTGGAACTAAATATAGAGGAGATTTTGAGAAAAAACTAAAATCACTCTTAAAAGAGATAATTAAAATTCCAAATGCAATACTGTTTATAGATGAAATTCACACAATTGTAGGAGCTGGAAGTGTTGGTGGAAGTGCTATGGATGCTTCAAATATATTAAAACCACTTTTAGCAAATGGAAGTTTAAAATGTATTGGAGCCACAACTTTTGCTGAGTATAGAAATGACTTTTCAAAAGATAAGGCTCTTAATAGAAGGTTTGCAAAAGTTGATATAAAAGAGCCTAGTATCGAAGATGCAATAACTATTTTAGATGGATTAAAAGGGGAGTATGAAAAATACCATGGTGTAAAATACTCTAAAAAAGCCATAATAAGTGCAGTTGAACTTAGTAAAAAATATATCAATGATAAATTTCTTCCAGATAGTGCAATAGATGTAATAGATGAGGTTGCTGCTAGTAAAAAGATAAATAAAAAAGATGCTAAAGAGATATTAATAGATGAAAAAGATATAGAACTAACTATCTCTAAAATAGCACAAATTCCACCAAAAAGTGCAACAAAGTCAGATTTATCTTTACTAAAAAGCCTTGAAAAAAATATGAAAAAAAGAGTTTTTGGACAAGATAGTGCAGTACAGCAAATAGTAAAAGCTATAAAGATAAATAAAGCAGGTTTAGGAGTTGATAAAAAACCAATAGGAAGCTTTCTATTTACTGGACCAACAGGAGTTGGAAAAACAGAGGTAGCAAAAGAGTTGGCTTTACAAATGGGAATTCATTTTGAGAGATTTGATATGAGTGAATATATGGAAGCTCATGCTATTTCAAGACTTATAGGGGCACCAGCTGGGTATATTGGATTTGAACAAGGTGGACTTTTGACTGAAAGTATAAGGAAACATCCACATACAGTATTGCTTCTTGATGAGATAGAAAAAGCTCATCCTGATTTGATGTCAATTTTACTTCAAGTTATGGATAATGCAGAACTGACAGATAATAGTGGAAATAAAGCAGATTTCCAAAATGTTATTTTGATAATGACTTCAAATTTAGGAGTAGCTGAAGCAAATGTTATGGGGTTTGCAAAAAATGAGAAGCTAAATGAGAATAGGGCAATAAATAGATTTTTTGCACCTGAATTTAGAAATAGACTTGATAGTATCGTTAGTTTTGATAGTCTTAGCCTTGATATTGTCTCAAAAGTTGTAGGAAAATTTATAGAAGATTTAGAGATACAACTTGAAAATAAAAAAATTAAAATTGAGATAACAAAAAAAGCAAAAGATGAATTAGCAAAGTTAGGTTATGATAAAACTATGGGAGCTAGACCATTAAATAGAGTAATTGCGACAAAAATAAAAGAGCCTCTTACAGATGAAATCTTATTTGGAAAGCTTAAAAATGGTGGAGTTGTAAAGATAGATTTTAAGAGTGAATTTGTTTTTATCTATGAATAA
- a CDS encoding ATP-dependent Clp protease adaptor ClpS: MSNEIEIELNEDLEVVEPKKYNVFLLNDDYSTMDFVIEVLVKVFRKNTSEAEAIMLDVHNNQKGLCGVYSFEIASTKVAQVKNMAREKGFPLKAVMEEE; this comes from the coding sequence GTGAGTAATGAGATAGAAATTGAGTTAAATGAAGATTTAGAGGTAGTTGAACCAAAAAAATACAATGTTTTTTTACTAAATGATGACTACTCTACTATGGATTTTGTAATAGAGGTTTTGGTAAAAGTATTTAGAAAAAACACAAGTGAAGCAGAAGCTATAATGCTAGATGTTCACAATAACCAAAAAGGGCTTTGTGGAGTTTATAGCTTTGAAATTGCTTCTACAAAAGTGGCACAAGTAAAAAATATGGCTAGAGAGAAAGGTTTTCCTTTAAAAGCTGTTATGGAAGAAGAGTAA
- the bioD gene encoding dethiobiotin synthase translates to MKINPNDYVGKAIFITATNTNVGKTYASEVFLKYFAKQGLKVGYFKPIETGVENNSPLDGVKMFELVKKLNPNFLKLTINDIVPYQFTLPASPYVAKQNTFLDIDFLIEKKEYLQTLCDILIIEGAGGLMVPIKKDFFMIDFIKELRVKTFLITSSKLGSINDTLLSHEALKNRELDFDFFINLYEDKDSFEEVSKPFLKDYFGELKFLQDL, encoded by the coding sequence ATGAAAATCAACCCAAATGATTATGTAGGAAAAGCGATATTTATAACAGCAACTAACACAAATGTAGGTAAAACCTATGCTAGTGAAGTTTTTTTAAAATATTTTGCAAAACAGGGTTTGAAAGTTGGATATTTTAAACCAATTGAGACAGGAGTAGAAAACAACTCTCCTCTTGATGGAGTAAAAATGTTTGAACTTGTAAAAAAACTAAATCCTAATTTTTTAAAACTTACTATAAATGATATTGTTCCTTACCAATTTACTCTTCCTGCTTCTCCTTATGTTGCAAAACAAAACACCTTTTTAGATATTGATTTTTTGATAGAGAAGAAAGAGTATTTACAAACTTTGTGCGATATTTTGATTATTGAAGGAGCTGGTGGCTTGATGGTTCCTATTAAAAAAGATTTTTTTATGATTGATTTTATAAAAGAGCTAAGAGTTAAAACATTTTTGATAACTTCTTCAAAACTAGGATCTATAAATGATACCTTACTTTCACATGAAGCTTTAAAAAATAGAGAACTAGATTTTGACTTTTTTATAAATTTGTATGAAGATAAAGATAGTTTTGAAGAGGTTTCAAAACCATTTTTAAAAGATTATTTTGGTGAATTGAAGTTTTTACAGGATTTATAG
- a CDS encoding helix-turn-helix domain-containing protein, with the protein MTQRDMAGFLNIDVKTLRNWRKNKPNLYKIIIQGFAIEDAIKKAEENAIELKKIFEGLNDKK; encoded by the coding sequence ATGACACAAAGAGATATGGCGGGATTTTTAAATATAGATGTTAAAACTTTGAGAAATTGGAGGAAGAATAAACCAAATCTTTATAAAATTATAATTCAAGGTTTTGCTATTGAAGATGCTATAAAGAAAGCTGAAGAAAATGCAATTGAGCTTAAAAAAATATTTGAAGGATTAAATGATAAAAAATAG
- a CDS encoding GDSL-type esterase/lipase family protein, whose amino-acid sequence MLKKSFLLIFIGGISYFFGALTVQYKLFPFSEIVKIRNYVKENSNLINYSPYYLSKVSQFNELKNSNDFSIIMIGDSITDGAEWYELLKNNEVQNRGIGGDTTNGVLDRLDTINKSIKKAFIMIGINDIAGYKEVDEIYNNYTKILENLEKKNIKVYIQSVLFVGTNYPNSVHFNKEVKNLNKKLEKMAKDKNIDFIDLNYIFAPNNYLKRIYTDDEIHLNGKAYILWANEIQKYILE is encoded by the coding sequence ATGTTAAAAAAGTCTTTTTTACTTATATTTATTGGAGGAATTTCTTATTTTTTTGGAGCATTAACGGTTCAATATAAATTATTTCCATTTAGCGAAATAGTTAAAATAAGAAATTATGTTAAAGAAAATAGTAATCTTATAAATTATAGCCCTTATTATTTAAGTAAAGTTTCCCAATTTAATGAATTAAAAAATAGTAATGATTTTTCAATTATTATGATTGGTGATTCAATTACAGATGGAGCAGAATGGTATGAATTATTAAAGAATAATGAAGTCCAAAATAGAGGTATTGGAGGAGATACAACAAATGGAGTTTTAGATAGATTAGATACTATAAATAAATCTATTAAAAAAGCATTCATTATGATAGGAATAAACGATATAGCTGGATACAAAGAAGTTGATGAAATTTATAATAACTATACAAAAATTTTAGAAAATTTAGAAAAAAAGAATATTAAAGTATATATTCAATCAGTTTTATTTGTAGGAACAAATTATCCAAACTCTGTTCATTTTAATAAAGAAGTAAAAAATTTAAATAAAAAACTTGAGAAAATGGCAAAGGATAAAAATATAGACTTTATTGATTTAAATTATATTTTTGCTCCTAATAATTATTTAAAAAGAATATATACTGATGATGAAATACATCTAAATGGAAAAGCATATATTTTGTGGGCAAATGAAATTCAAAAATATATATTGGAATAA